The following proteins come from a genomic window of Carassius carassius chromosome 10, fCarCar2.1, whole genome shotgun sequence:
- the LOC132152014 gene encoding atypical chemokine receptor 3-like: MSVNMNDFNDILDALGDLNFSTLDDNVSHVEVCHSTFSQRALLYVLSILYIFLFIIGIAANALVVWVNIRAERKRYETHLYILNLAIADLCVVATLPVSVSSLLQLGHWPFGDAMCKITHLIFSVNLFSSIFFLTCMSVDRYLSVKLLGDGPSQRKRRIRQLICVGVWLLAFFAALPETYFLQAEKSSHSDSIICKPMYPVDSIKEWTVGIQMSFFMLGFAIPFPIIAVFYVLLAGTIQPSADQERCISRRLIFTYIVVFLVCWLPYHGALLLDTLAYLNVLPFNCTLENALYAALHLTQWFSLLHCCMNPIIYNFINKNYRYDLMKAFIFKYSTKTGLARLIDASRVSEIEYSAVENQGPL, from the coding sequence ATGAGTGTGAACATGAATGACTTCAATGACATTTTGGATGCACTGGGTGATCTGAACTTCTCAACCCTTGATGATAATGTCTCCCATGTGGAAGTCTGTCACAGCACCTTCAGCCAGAGGGCTTTGCTTTATGTCCTCTCTATTCTCtacatcttcctcttcatcatCGGCATCGCCGCCAATGCTCTGGTGGTGTGGGTGAACATACGAGCTGAAAGGAAACGTTATGAGACTCACCTGTATATCCTCAACCTTGCCATCGCAGACCTCTGCGTAGTGGCCACTCTTCCGGTCTCGGTTAGTTCTCTGCTTCAACTCGGCCACTGGCCCTTTGGAGATGCCATGTGCAAAATTACACATCTAATCTTCAGTGTCAACCTCTTCAGCAGTATATTTTTCCTTACATGCATGAGTGTGGACCGCTACCTGTCCGTGAAACTTTTAGGAGATGGTCCCAGTCAGAGGAAGAGAAGGATCAGGCAGCTAATCTGTGTTGGCGTTTGGCTGCTGGCATTCTTTGCTGCCCTCCCTGAAACATATTTCCTCCAGGCTGAGAAATCAAGCCATTCAGACAGCATCATATGTAAACCTATGTACCCGGTGGACAGCATTAAGGAGTGGACAGTTGGAATCCAAATGAGTTTCTTCATGCTCGGCTTTGCCATCCCCTTCCCCATCATTGCTGTGTTCTACGTCCTCCTGGCAGGTACCATCCAACCCTCAGCTGACCAGGAGCGTTGTATCAGTCGTCGCCTCATCTTCACCTACATTGTGGTCTTCCTAGTGTGTTGGCTTCCTTATCATGGAGCTCTACTGCTTGACACTCTAGCTTATCTCAATGTGCTTCCTTTCAACTGCACACTGGAGAACGCTCTCTATGCAGCACTGCATCTCACCCAGTGGTTCTCTCTCCTTCACTGCTGCATGAACCCCATCATCTACAACTTCATCAACAAGAACTACCGTTACGACCTTATGAAAGCCTTCATCTTCAAGTATTCTACCAAAACTGGCCTCGCTAGGCTTATCGATGCCTCACGTGTGTCTGAGATAGAATACTCTGCCGTGGAGAACCAGGGACCATTGTGA